In Lasioglossum baleicum chromosome 1, iyLasBale1, whole genome shotgun sequence, the genomic window TACCACGACCAAAGTAATAGCGAGAAGTTTTCTCGCCTGTTAATATAATTGATGCAGCCGTTTACAAACGAagtatttttttctttctctcaataAAATTATAGCGTGTCTCGTTATTTTAACAatcattttgtttttaaatatatgaACTCCGACGGACTATTCGTCTAATTCATTCTATCTAAATTAATGTAAATTCACTGTATCAAACttcagaaacaaaattttttatcaaaaatcaTGTCCCCATACTATCGTAATCGTACGAAGCACACATATGTTGTGCATGTtaacatataataaatataatgtatTTAAAATGTTAATGTTTTACCTGACCGAGAAAACGCTGTATAGTGTAATGTGatatcaataaaaaaaacaagtGCAAAATTTATTATATGAATAGATAAAAATGACCATATTACACTATTAAGCTTTAATCATTGTTCAATGTATGCTGTAAAGTAAATATATCATCAAGTTTTCTTCAAGACTGAATTTTTGGGTActaagaagaatttaaaaatatgtgtgCATGCGATTTTCACATAAGTACTTATTTTGTGACACAACGTGACAACATACGATATAtgtggaaaaataaatattataatttcaacaacTGAATgtacaaaaacaataaaaattaaaaaatcgaaatATTTGATTTGTCTTCTATAATACACATGTACTTACATTATTTACATACAATAAAATGATCTAGTTTACCTAAAAGTTTTATGTCAATACAGATATATAAAATAGTgtcatttataaaataataaatagtaaaagTAGTTTCTAAATATATATCGAATTTCTTCTAAATGACTAGTTTTAACCGCCCtgcttaattttatgtaattattttgatatactctttccatttattttggATAATTTATCACGTGATATCTTGTCAAAGAATAAAAGCCCAGCAGCTCGCTCAACACTTTCTGGCGGAACCTATAATAAATGTAATAGTattactaacaataagtatgtaaatatacagtggctcacaaaagtgtttgaaacttttttaaaatCGGACCAAACGTGTGACTTTTtttagcaattagaagcattgatttactaaatgatgtgcaaattgtatgtgtataactaacatagatctacgagaaacgcatattttaaattttctttacaggctcaaataaaaatgtttcaaaaactgttttttattattttctcatgTAAGCCCTATCAATTGCAATtgtttcaagattttttttgcacatcattttaGTACAccgatgcttctaattgctaaaaaaagtcaggtcgtttggtccgatttttgaaaagttatactattttaaatggCGTTCGAACACTATCTATAAcactatatataaaatataagttTCTAACATCTACTTTTTTGCAAACATGATTATAAATGCATGGAATTAATCTCAGAATGTGTCTTCCAATTAATTTTGACCATCTGAAGTAGTATATCACGAGATTACATCTTATTTAGTGTAAGTTGTATCAAATTATCCTTAGTTATAATATCAAATAGCAAATTTGAACAATTTATGCATTGCTCAATGGCAAATAActgaaccccttgccctacggtTGATTTTACAGTTTccgtgattagaactttctttgtagttcgtaatttcctaaaaaaggagaaaatttataactattgtatgcctacacgttctccaataactatacattaacgaaaccaaaatagaatttcatcttggtttaaaggaaattaataacataacatacatatttattagactctgctcagaatcttcatcacgagtctgacacgatattgtagggcatgGGGTTAGaagaaatgtaagattttaataTCTTTCGTAGCTTCGGAGCacaatatgtattattattattattattatattattattataaacataCCCGAAAATTTGTTAGAGGAGCATTATCATCTATGGGAGTGTTTGGCATTACAAATGCTTCCATTTCTAATTTTGAATTATCAGTTTCACCgacaattactttataaaaatgagtTGGTACTGCTACATGATTTGCTCCAATTACTTCATAACGTACATATTTCTTTCCATCGGATTCTTTCCTACATTAACACAATCATATTACTCATGGAATTATCCAACAAGGTATGTATGCATAAAGTAGACTCACTACTCACTTTGGTAGATATAAAGGTCCTGTACACACATACACATTCTTATAAACTTTAGTTAAGCTTCTAACatatttttctaatctattCCACGAATCCCTATTAAAACCTCGACCTACTTGTGGAGCCATATTCGAGAGATAAAAAGTTTCATCTATATGATGTTGATCAATTTTATGATTTCCAGCTGCTGCCATATGTCCACGATCATATCCACTTTGTTTATAGTCGCTGTTGTCTGatctaatttataatattttacaaaGCATTAATTAATGTTTGTTCGTAATAAGAGTAGAAATATATACATACCTAAAGAAGGGGTGTATACTGGGATCAGGTTTGAATTCACATTTCTGACGTGATATTTCACTGTTGTGTTGTAATCTCTCCTTAGTTAAATGTTCAAACACCCAATGAGCTACTCTATTTCTTTTGTCATAGGAAAGTACAAAATCATCGAACGATCTAACATTATCCAATCCAGGAAAACCATATTTCATaatctataaaaattgtaagcGTTCACTAATTATTACGTATAGAAAAAGTTGCACAACAATTATAAATACTTAGTTATCAGCATTCAtataactttgaggttatgtgcGAAATTTATCTGTACAATAATTCAAACTCACTTCGGACACTCTTGTAGCTGTCGATGACAATTTTGGACCCATATTCGTTACAGTCTCTTGAGGAACAAATGCGGTTGCCGCAGAAACTGTTCCGAACAAaggcaaaccaggcattcctttAACGTTTGTATTGGAGAAAATATCCGCTCGACATTCATTTTCCTCGCTCAAGTGTTTCTTTTGCTCGAAATATTTACCAATAAACCAACCACTGAACCCTACAGTACTTAAAGTACTCACATTTAAGATCACTtttgttaatattttcatttttcattcatcAACACTTTTGCTAACAAAACAATAATTGTTACTTTATCCGCACTCGTGCTTATACAATAATTATTTCGTATACCACGTGGGAGGAATCGTTT contains:
- the Endog gene encoding endonuclease G, mitochondrial, producing MKILTKVILNVSTLSTVGFSGWFIGKYFEQKKHLSEENECRADIFSNTNVKGMPGLPLFGTVSAATAFVPQETVTNMGPKLSSTATRVSEIMKYGFPGLDNVRSFDDFVLSYDKRNRVAHWVFEHLTKERLQHNSEISRQKCEFKPDPSIHPFFRSDNSDYKQSGYDRGHMAAAGNHKIDQHHIDETFYLSNMAPQVGRGFNRDSWNRLEKYVRSLTKVYKNVYVCTGPLYLPKKESDGKKYVRYEVIGANHVAVPTHFYKVIVGETDNSKLEMEAFVMPNTPIDDNAPLTNFRVPPESVERAAGLLFFDKISRDKLSKINGKSISK